One genomic segment of Paenibacillus xylanexedens includes these proteins:
- a CDS encoding DNA glycosylase AlkZ-like family protein: MEDELEHHKWRVLRRIGSVGLLWNRASDAWLNIWGLKAAQRTEVFRQLLHENRIVAVAVEQMKDMLYCLAEDLPLIEAVLRNQEQKLRCELIAPLDNFIWDRKLINKLFGFDYTWEIYTPAIKREFGYYVLPLLYGESFIGRAEIIVERKTGTLVLKNIWYENGVKQTTQLRTALNSCFQKFAIFNGCETISAESIN, translated from the coding sequence CTGGAGGATGAGCTTGAGCATCATAAGTGGCGGGTACTGCGTCGAATCGGCTCTGTTGGTCTCTTATGGAATCGTGCGTCAGATGCATGGCTGAATATATGGGGGCTGAAAGCAGCACAGCGCACCGAGGTTTTTCGCCAGCTATTACACGAAAATCGCATTGTTGCTGTTGCTGTGGAACAAATGAAGGATATGCTGTACTGCCTCGCGGAAGATTTACCACTTATTGAAGCCGTTCTGAGAAATCAGGAGCAGAAATTGCGTTGTGAGCTTATTGCCCCTCTAGATAATTTCATATGGGACAGAAAACTGATCAACAAATTGTTTGGCTTCGATTACACCTGGGAGATTTACACGCCTGCAATCAAACGAGAATTCGGCTATTATGTGCTGCCTCTATTATATGGAGAAAGCTTCATTGGACGGGCCGAGATAATCGTGGAGCGTAAAACTGGAACGCTCGTTCTTAAAAACATCTGGTACGAGAACGGTGTGAAGCAAACAACGCAATTGCGAACAGCCTTGAACAGTTGTTTCCAAAAGTTTGCGATATTCAACGGGTGTGAGACGATTTCGGCAGAGTCTATAAACTGA
- a CDS encoding DinB family protein — translation MYRQVDDFLKEWAVAVKGTLQVLQAVTDDKLGQSIFEGHSTLGWLGWHLVETTGYFSHLAGLTVPMIGQDEPVPATAREIVAAYEKAAEAVKEEVAKLSNEDLLTETGLESLATKGSLLRFLIDHQTHHRGQMMVLLRQAGLPVPPVMGPTKEMQ, via the coding sequence ATGTATCGACAAGTGGATGATTTTTTAAAGGAATGGGCAGTGGCTGTGAAAGGAACATTGCAAGTATTACAAGCCGTAACAGATGACAAATTAGGACAAAGTATTTTTGAAGGGCATAGTACACTAGGTTGGTTAGGCTGGCATTTAGTAGAAACAACAGGTTATTTTAGTCATTTAGCAGGTTTAACTGTACCAATGATTGGTCAAGATGAGCCAGTTCCAGCGACAGCAAGAGAAATTGTAGCAGCTTACGAAAAAGCAGCAGAGGCGGTCAAGGAAGAGGTAGCCAAGCTATCAAATGAGGACTTGCTAACAGAAACAGGCTTAGAAAGTCTTGCAACAAAAGGTTCATTATTACGTTTCTTAATTGACCACCAAACACATCACCGCGGCCAAATGATGGTGCTATTACGTCAAGCAGGCTTACCAGTACCGCCCGTGATGGGTCCAACAAAAGAAATGCAATAA
- a CDS encoding DUF418 domain-containing protein: MSTSKKRVQVIDGLRGFSLVGIVLANMLAFQYGMYGQSKPQLFGIGGADQAFLSFLLITVVGSFMPIFAFMFGFGMVKLSESLKSRDLRPKCHLARRFLLLFGIGLLHIIYLWEGDILAFYGVLGFFLLMFLNRKPKTLLIWAVLLLMGAGILGLPASNPMNPLAIESIHMENYIIQSQDVYGNGTYAEIRNFSNNGDPFGGDLELSFALIALMLAPLMTVPMFLLGMHAARIGTFSDPQTMRAMYLRRASLLIPVGLILKAYGVLAPQLGAEGWLGIGIGGTLGGALLALGYIYAFALLYAGNRRFSLMGRFEAVGRLSLTNYLMQSVICTTIFYGYGLGLFGSAGVFIGAIIALAVYGIQLWLSPLYLKKFSNGPVEYLLRIWTYLSWKGQPRKKKRSNLTANENAPGVQ; the protein is encoded by the coding sequence TTGAGCACATCAAAAAAGCGCGTTCAAGTCATTGATGGACTGCGTGGATTCAGTCTGGTCGGCATTGTGCTGGCGAATATGCTGGCTTTCCAATATGGAATGTATGGCCAGAGCAAGCCCCAACTGTTCGGGATTGGCGGAGCAGATCAGGCTTTCCTCTCATTCCTGCTGATCACTGTGGTGGGAAGTTTTATGCCGATTTTTGCATTTATGTTTGGCTTTGGAATGGTTAAGCTCTCGGAAAGCCTAAAATCACGAGATTTACGACCAAAGTGTCATCTGGCACGCCGTTTTCTACTACTGTTTGGAATCGGATTACTGCACATCATCTATCTGTGGGAAGGGGATATCCTGGCATTTTATGGTGTACTCGGTTTCTTCTTGCTCATGTTCCTTAATCGGAAGCCCAAAACGCTGCTCATATGGGCGGTACTGCTACTCATGGGAGCGGGCATACTTGGTCTCCCGGCATCTAATCCGATGAACCCGCTGGCGATTGAGTCCATTCATATGGAGAACTACATCATTCAAAGTCAGGATGTATACGGCAACGGCACATACGCGGAAATCAGGAATTTCAGTAATAACGGCGATCCATTCGGCGGGGATTTGGAGCTGTCATTTGCCCTGATAGCCCTGATGTTAGCACCACTTATGACGGTGCCGATGTTCCTGCTCGGCATGCACGCTGCCAGAATAGGCACGTTTAGCGATCCCCAAACGATGCGAGCTATGTATCTTCGCCGGGCATCATTATTGATTCCGGTAGGTTTGATACTCAAAGCATACGGTGTATTGGCACCACAATTGGGTGCGGAAGGTTGGCTCGGAATCGGAATCGGCGGGACGCTTGGAGGAGCGTTGCTTGCACTCGGATACATATACGCATTCGCGCTGTTGTATGCTGGAAACCGCCGTTTCAGCCTGATGGGCAGGTTCGAGGCGGTCGGCCGTCTCTCGTTGACGAATTATCTGATGCAGAGCGTAATCTGTACAACAATTTTCTATGGATATGGCCTGGGACTGTTTGGAAGTGCTGGCGTGTTTATCGGAGCAATTATTGCGCTTGCTGTCTACGGTATTCAATTGTGGCTCAGTCCGCTATATCTCAAGAAATTTAGCAATGGTCCTGTCGAGTACCTACTACGGATTTGGACATATCTGTCCTGGAAAGGGCAGCCCAGAAAGAAGAAAAGATCGAATTTAACTGCGAATGAAAACGCGCCTGGTGTCCAGTAA
- the map gene encoding type I methionyl aminopeptidase: protein MIARTEEDFNGLKEIGKIVASIRDELVQRTIPGITTKELDDLAGELFEKAGAVSAPKSEYNFPGFTCISVNEEVAHGIPGDRVIQEGDIVNIDVSGSKNSYFADTGISFVVGEGEEVLTKICDVVKLAFEAGLKKAKPGSKKSGIGKAVFQTARQHELTVIKNLTGHGVGRGIHEAPDHIYNYNDPSDDELLKEGMVIAFEPFISTSEEEVDQTGDGWTFVTKNSYVAQIEHTIILTKNGPIIVTL, encoded by the coding sequence ATGATCGCAAGAACAGAAGAAGATTTTAATGGCTTGAAGGAAATTGGCAAAATTGTGGCTTCAATTAGAGATGAATTGGTTCAAAGAACCATCCCAGGCATAACCACTAAAGAGCTTGATGATTTGGCAGGAGAGCTTTTTGAGAAAGCTGGCGCAGTTTCTGCTCCAAAAAGTGAATATAATTTCCCGGGATTTACTTGTATTAGTGTTAATGAAGAAGTGGCACATGGTATTCCGGGAGACCGGGTTATTCAAGAAGGGGACATCGTCAATATTGATGTGTCTGGCTCCAAGAACAGTTATTTTGCAGATACGGGAATCTCGTTTGTCGTAGGCGAAGGTGAAGAAGTGTTAACGAAAATATGCGACGTTGTTAAACTGGCATTTGAAGCAGGTCTTAAAAAAGCAAAACCGGGCTCCAAAAAAAGCGGAATCGGAAAGGCCGTATTCCAAACTGCCAGACAGCATGAATTAACGGTTATCAAAAACCTTACAGGACATGGTGTTGGACGTGGAATACACGAAGCACCTGATCACATCTATAATTATAATGATCCATCGGATGATGAATTGTTAAAAGAAGGGATGGTTATCGCATTCGAGCCATTTATCTCAACTTCAGAAGAAGAAGTAGACCAAACAGGAGACGGCTGGACCTTTGTTACTAAAAACAGCTATGTAGCTCAAATAGAACATACCATTATTCTTACTAAAAATGGTCCGATTATTGTCACTCTTTAA
- a CDS encoding DNA glycosylase AlkZ-like family protein, which produces MIQLTNRQARQFLLLKHGLLGEYKFSEKQGVLDFARQVSCIQYDPIDVCGKNAELVLQSRIKGFTKGMLAELLYEDRSLVDYPDKNLAIISVEDWPYFERYRQAARQHAERYPEMEALTT; this is translated from the coding sequence ATGATCCAATTAACAAACCGCCAGGCACGGCAATTTCTATTGCTGAAGCATGGACTTTTGGGCGAATATAAATTTAGTGAAAAGCAGGGCGTATTGGACTTTGCTCGGCAGGTCAGCTGCATTCAATACGACCCCATCGATGTTTGCGGAAAAAACGCCGAATTGGTGCTACAGTCGCGAATCAAGGGATTTACCAAGGGAATGCTCGCCGAGTTGCTGTATGAGGATAGAAGCCTTGTCGATTATCCCGACAAGAACCTAGCCATTATCTCTGTCGAGGACTGGCCGTATTTTGAGCGATACAGGCAAGCCGCAAGGCAACATGCCGAACGTTATCCCGAAATGGAAGCGTTGACTACGTAA
- a CDS encoding zinc-binding alcohol dehydrogenase family protein, with protein MKAVVLEGACAPEELNVQEVPIPEVKPGWVLIKIRAFGINRSEMYTRQGHSPSVQFPRIIGIECVGEIEDASDSTFQKGQHVASLMGGLGREFDGSYAEYALIPSEQVYLIPEGMEWTTLAAIPEMYYTAYASLFESLQLTTGEVLLIRGGTSSVGLAALQLAKSVGATVISTTRDSGKLAYLQQAGADFAILDDEHFTNKVVEIAPNGVEKALELIGTVTLKESLQLVSERGILCMSGILGNEWTLNSFEPLVDIPTGVFFTAFTSEVIKETVLVNLFNHIKDHALIPPIAKVFKLEEIAAAHLFMESNTANGKIVIINE; from the coding sequence ATGAAGGCAGTTGTACTGGAAGGTGCCTGTGCACCTGAAGAACTAAACGTACAGGAGGTTCCTATTCCCGAAGTTAAACCAGGCTGGGTGTTAATCAAAATCAGAGCATTTGGTATTAACCGCTCAGAAATGTATACAAGGCAGGGGCACTCACCCTCCGTACAATTTCCGCGGATCATTGGTATTGAGTGCGTGGGGGAGATCGAGGACGCATCGGATAGCACATTCCAAAAAGGACAGCATGTTGCTTCTCTGATGGGAGGGTTGGGGCGAGAATTTGATGGAAGCTATGCGGAGTATGCTTTGATTCCTTCAGAGCAGGTGTATCTCATTCCTGAAGGAATGGAGTGGACTACGCTCGCTGCCATTCCGGAAATGTATTACACGGCATACGCATCGTTATTTGAAAGTCTTCAATTAACTACGGGAGAAGTGCTTCTCATTCGTGGCGGGACCAGTTCCGTTGGCCTGGCTGCCCTCCAGCTTGCCAAAAGCGTAGGAGCCACCGTAATATCGACCACTCGTGACAGCGGAAAGCTGGCTTATCTTCAACAGGCGGGTGCGGACTTCGCAATACTGGATGATGAACATTTTACAAATAAAGTAGTTGAAATTGCTCCAAATGGCGTAGAAAAGGCGCTGGAATTGATCGGAACGGTGACCTTGAAGGAGTCTTTGCAATTAGTTTCGGAGCGAGGAATCTTATGCATGTCAGGCATCTTAGGCAATGAATGGACCCTTAATTCATTTGAACCATTGGTTGATATACCGACAGGTGTTTTCTTTACCGCCTTTACCAGTGAAGTTATTAAAGAAACGGTGTTGGTCAATCTGTTTAATCATATCAAGGACCATGCGCTTATCCCGCCCATTGCCAAAGTGTTCAAGCTTGAAGAAATAGCAGCGGCTCATCTGTTCATGGAGAGTAATACCGCGAATGGTAAAATCGTAATCATTAATGAATGA
- a CDS encoding ABC transporter permease, whose product MIDYAIKHPDKWGNALFEHVEILVITMLISIIVAVLLTIVVLTSDWVSRVFIYVFSILYSIPSLALFTIMIPVTGLGTTTAIIVLILYNQYILLRHFIAGLNHVDQPIIEAATGLGMNRLQILIQIRAPLAIQTLFTGLRLASVSTIGMATIAAFINAGGLGTILYDGLRTMNIDKILWGSILSAGLALATNTLFIQLEKRIYIGAGR is encoded by the coding sequence ATGATCGACTATGCCATCAAACATCCAGATAAGTGGGGAAATGCACTGTTTGAGCATGTGGAAATCCTGGTCATAACCATGTTGATCTCCATTATTGTTGCCGTGCTTCTAACCATCGTAGTCTTAACTTCAGACTGGGTATCACGCGTTTTCATTTATGTTTTTTCCATTCTGTATTCCATCCCCAGCCTGGCTTTGTTCACTATCATGATTCCTGTGACGGGGTTGGGTACAACGACGGCAATCATCGTGCTGATTCTATATAATCAATACATTCTTCTGCGCCACTTTATCGCCGGTTTGAATCATGTGGACCAACCTATCATTGAGGCAGCTACCGGGTTGGGCATGAATCGTTTGCAAATATTGATTCAGATTCGGGCACCCTTGGCAATTCAAACCCTTTTCACAGGACTGCGACTTGCATCTGTATCTACGATTGGCATGGCGACCATTGCTGCATTTATCAACGCAGGCGGGTTAGGGACGATCTTATATGATGGTTTACGCACCATGAATATCGATAAAATTCTATGGGGAAGCATCCTGTCCGCAGGACTTGCCCTAGCGACAAATACATTATTCATTCAGTTGGAAAAACGAATCTATATCGGAGCGGGGAGATAA